A genomic segment from Diospyros lotus cultivar Yz01 chromosome 5, ASM1463336v1, whole genome shotgun sequence encodes:
- the LOC127802346 gene encoding F-box protein PP2-A13: protein MGANTSSCTPLESREVPGSDLGDIPESCIAQVLTRFDAPEICRLARLNHAFRRASAADFIWLTKLPHNYRYIVDKLGDDRIGILRMKDLYARLCRPSPFDGGTKQIWLDKSTGGVCVSISSKALTITGIDDRRYWNHIPTDESRFQTVAYLQQIWWLEVVGELDFQFPAGTYSLFFRLHLGKATKRLGRRVHNPEHIHGWDIKPVKFQLTTSDGQHSVSQCFLVNPGNWAHYRAGNFVIEQPDESTKIKFSMTQIDCTHTKGGLCLDSVLICPNSLGKKLTSS, encoded by the exons ATGGGTGCCAACACGTCGTCCTGTACTCCGCTGGAGTCCCGCGAGGTTCCGGGGTCCGACCTCGGAGACATACCGGAGAGCTGCATAGCTCAAGTCCTGACCCGGTTCGACGCGCCGGAGATCTGCCGGCTGGCCCGCCTCAACCACGCCTTCCGCCGCGCCTCCGCCGCCGATTTCATCTGGCTCACCAAACTACCCCACAATTACCGCTACATCGTCGACAAATTGGGCGACGACCGGATTGGCATTTTGAGGATGAAGGATTTGTACGCCAGGCTCTGCCGTCCCAGCCCCTTCGACGGCGGCACCAAG CAGATTTGGCTGGATAAGAGTACAGGTGGAGTTTGCGTGTCGATTTCTTCCAAGGCTTTGACGATTACGGGGATCGATGATCGGAGATACTGGAATCACATTCCGACCGACGAATCTAG ATTCCAGACGGTAGCCTATCTCCAACAAATCTGGTGGCTTGAAGTAGTTGGAGAGTTGGATTTCCAGTTTCCTGCGGGGACTTACAGTCTGTTCTTTAGACTTCACCTTGGAAAGGCAACCAAGAGGTTGGGCCGTCGGGTTCATAATCCGGAACACATCCATGGCTGGGACATAAAACCCGTAAAATTCCAGCTCACAACATCGGATGGACAACATAGCGTATCCCAGTGTTTTCTGGTTAATCCAGGGAACTGGGCTCATTACCGTGCAGGCAATTTTGTCATTGAGCAGCCCGATGAATCGACAAAGATCAAATTTTCTATGACGCAGATCGACTGCACTCATACTAAAGGTGGTCTCTGCTTAGATTCTGTTCTTATATGCCCAAATAGCTTAGGAAAAAAGCTTACATCTTCATAG